The genomic DNA CAAATATCATCTATTTTATTGTAACATTTATTCGATATACTAAGATCACAGAAACAAGAAAAGGCATGTCACAGTAAAACTTGGAAAAGGATGACGATATATGAGTGACTATAACCCGAACGAACCGCAAAACTTTGAAAACAACCAACATACGGACGCGCCGGACGGCGCGCAGCATTCCGAAGGCGCTTCCCCAAATGTCTGGAACGTGCCGCCGCAGTCAAACAACAATGGTGACGCCTACCGGCCGCCCTATTACGCGCAGCAGGCGCACCACCAGGAGCCGCCGCGCCAGGAAGAAAAGGCTCCGCAGCAGTATTCCGCGTCGGGCGGCTGGCAGCAGCCGAATACGAACGGCTCGCGCAAGGAACCCTACCAGTGGAACATGGCGGACTATGACAAGGCCCACGCCGCCAAACCCAAGCGCAAAAACAAGGGCCTGATGGTCTTTTCGGTCATCATGTGCTCGGTGCTGGTCGTATCGCTCGTGTCCTTTGCGGGCGTGGGCATCTACAGCACCTTCGCGCGGGCGCCGCAAGAGACCGAACCCTCCGCGAGCGAACCGACTGTGAACGTCCCGGCAAGCAACCTGCCCGGCATCACCCTGCAGGACAAACCAGCTGTGAACGACGCCCCTTCCGCGGATGGCAAACTTTCGACCGAACAGATTGTCGAGAAGGTCGCGCCGTCGATCGTGGCGATCACCACCTATGCGAATACCGGTTACAGCGGTTATCAGGCCGAAGGCATGGGCAGCGGGATCATCATGCGCGAGGACGGCTACATCGTGACCAACGCGCACGTCGTGGAAGGCGCGCAGGGTATCACTGTGACGCTGCATGACGGCGAAACCAAATATGAAGGCCGTGTGGTTGGTATTGATACCAAAACCGACCTTGCGGTTGTGAAGGTTGACGCGACCGGCCTGAGCGCGGCGGATTTCGGCAATTCCGACCAGATCAAAGTCGGTGAGACGGTCATTGCGATCGGCAACCCCCAGTCGATGGAATTCGCGGGCAGCGTCACCCAGGGCATTGTTTCCGGTCTGAACCGCTCGCTGACCGCTTCGGGCGGCAACGGCACCGCGACCACCTATCAGAGCCTTATCCAGACCGACGCTGCCATCAATCCCGGCAACTCCGGCGGCGCGCTGGTCAATGAATATGGCCAGATCATCGGCATCAACTCTGCCAAAGTCATTGCAACCGGCGCGGAAGGCATGGGCTTTGCCATCCCGTCTGCGGTTGCGAAACCGATCGTGGACGACCTGATCAACTACGGGCGCGTCACCGGGCGCGTGCGTCTCGGCATCACCGCAAGCGCGGTCGATGAGGTGCTTGGGCGCCTCAACGGCTGGCCGACCGGCCTGCTGGTGCAGTCCACCGAGGCGGACTCCGATATCTCGAAGAAGGGCGTCATCCCGGGCGACATCATCACCAAGGCGGATGGCAATGATCTGGACGGCTTCCAGGCGCTGACCGATGCGCTGGAAGGCAAAAAACCCGGCGACACGGTGGATCTGGAGGTTTACCGTCCGTCCACACGCAGGAACGAATCGGGCCGTTTCTTCAACATCACCGTCACGCTGATGGAGGATATGGGGGACGCCGTTTCGACCCAGAATCCGCAGGACAACACCCAGCAGAATCCGGGATACGGCCAGTACCCGGGCAATGACGGAAACTCCGGCTACGGGCAGAATCCGAACACCGATGAATTTGAGGATTTCTTCCGGGATTTCTTCGGCTGATAACAGATGAACGGTGCGCGGGAAGGGCGAATACGCCTTTTCCGCGCATTTTTTATGAAAGGCCGGACCGGGAATAAGGAGGCG from Anaerotruncus rubiinfantis includes the following:
- a CDS encoding S1C family serine protease, with amino-acid sequence MSDYNPNEPQNFENNQHTDAPDGAQHSEGASPNVWNVPPQSNNNGDAYRPPYYAQQAHHQEPPRQEEKAPQQYSASGGWQQPNTNGSRKEPYQWNMADYDKAHAAKPKRKNKGLMVFSVIMCSVLVVSLVSFAGVGIYSTFARAPQETEPSASEPTVNVPASNLPGITLQDKPAVNDAPSADGKLSTEQIVEKVAPSIVAITTYANTGYSGYQAEGMGSGIIMREDGYIVTNAHVVEGAQGITVTLHDGETKYEGRVVGIDTKTDLAVVKVDATGLSAADFGNSDQIKVGETVIAIGNPQSMEFAGSVTQGIVSGLNRSLTASGGNGTATTYQSLIQTDAAINPGNSGGALVNEYGQIIGINSAKVIATGAEGMGFAIPSAVAKPIVDDLINYGRVTGRVRLGITASAVDEVLGRLNGWPTGLLVQSTEADSDISKKGVIPGDIITKADGNDLDGFQALTDALEGKKPGDTVDLEVYRPSTRRNESGRFFNITVTLMEDMGDAVSTQNPQDNTQQNPGYGQYPGNDGNSGYGQNPNTDEFEDFFRDFFG